In one window of Macrotis lagotis isolate mMagLag1 chromosome 5, bilby.v1.9.chrom.fasta, whole genome shotgun sequence DNA:
- the C5H6orf136 gene encoding uncharacterized protein C6orf136 homolog isoform X2, translating into MPNDQCPPQIPQFLPLWLTSPTVTQPSVSPHLWLPPLLLPSSQIFPQVSQLPQAQAFISPWVGLPSVKEEVGPGPELHEGCLDGLRSLFEELPCPHPGALIPFRAPGSSHPAPATPSGNSNMEEHLAVMHEKLRQELPNLFLRSHDYSLYSSDVEFINEILNIRTKGRTWYILSLTLCRFLAWNYFAQLQLEVLRLSQHPEDWTLQARWRLVGLPTHLLFLRFYRRDKEELYRTYDAYSTFYLNSEGLIYRHRLDKLMPSHSPPMPVKKLLVGALGALGLVESETEASLHLCPKP; encoded by the exons atgccaaac gACCAATGCCCTCCTCAGATCCCACAATTCCTACCCTTGTGGCTCACCTCACCAACAGTCACTCAACCCTCAGTGTCTCCACATCTCTGGCTCCCTCCTCTCTTGCTCCCTTCCAGCCAAATCTTTCCTCAAGTTTCCCAACTTCCTCAGGCACAGGCCTTTATATCACCCTGGGTGGGTCTTCCCTCTGTGAAGGAGGAGGTTGGACCAGGGCCAGAGTTGCATGAGGGCTGCCTTGATGGGCTTAGAAGTCTCTTTGAGGAATTACCTTGCCCCCACCCTGGGGCTCTGATCCCATTCCGGGCCCCTGGAAGTTCTCACCCTGCTCCTGCGACTCCATCAGGGAATTCCAACATGGAGGAACATCTAGCTGTCATgcatgagaaactgaggcaagag CTCCCCAACCTGTTTCTTCGTTCCCATGATTACAGCCTCTACTCATCTGATGTGGAATTCATCAATGAAATCCTGAACATTCGAACCAA aggtcGAACATGGTACATTCTGTCACTGACCCTCTGTCGATTCTTGGCctggaattattttgctcagCTGCAACTGGAGGTCCTGAGGTTGAGTCAACACCCTGAAGACTGGACACTGCAGGCACGTTGGCGGCTTGTGGGTTTACCTACTCATCTCCTCTTCCTGCGCTTCTACCGCCGGGATAAGGAGGAGCTTTACCG GACATATGATGCCTATTCTACTTTCTACCTAAACTCTGAAGGTCTCATATATCGTCATCGCCTTGATAAA CTGATGCCCTCACATTCACCTCCAATGCCTGTCAAGAAGCTGCTGGTAGGAGCATTAGGAGCCCTGGGCTTGGTAGAGTCGGAGACGGAAGCTAGCTTACATCTGTGTCCTAAACCTTGA
- the C5H6orf136 gene encoding uncharacterized protein C6orf136 homolog isoform X1: MYQPSRGAARRLRHCLRAYQARPQDQCPPQIPQFLPLWLTSPTVTQPSVSPHLWLPPLLLPSSQIFPQVSQLPQAQAFISPWVGLPSVKEEVGPGPELHEGCLDGLRSLFEELPCPHPGALIPFRAPGSSHPAPATPSGNSNMEEHLAVMHEKLRQELPNLFLRSHDYSLYSSDVEFINEILNIRTKGRTWYILSLTLCRFLAWNYFAQLQLEVLRLSQHPEDWTLQARWRLVGLPTHLLFLRFYRRDKEELYRTYDAYSTFYLNSEGLIYRHRLDKLMPSHSPPMPVKKLLVGALGALGLVESETEASLHLCPKP, from the exons ATGTACCAGCCCAGCCGAGGAGCCGCCCGGAGGCTCCGCCACTGCCTCCGCGCCTACCAGGCCAGGCCTCAG gACCAATGCCCTCCTCAGATCCCACAATTCCTACCCTTGTGGCTCACCTCACCAACAGTCACTCAACCCTCAGTGTCTCCACATCTCTGGCTCCCTCCTCTCTTGCTCCCTTCCAGCCAAATCTTTCCTCAAGTTTCCCAACTTCCTCAGGCACAGGCCTTTATATCACCCTGGGTGGGTCTTCCCTCTGTGAAGGAGGAGGTTGGACCAGGGCCAGAGTTGCATGAGGGCTGCCTTGATGGGCTTAGAAGTCTCTTTGAGGAATTACCTTGCCCCCACCCTGGGGCTCTGATCCCATTCCGGGCCCCTGGAAGTTCTCACCCTGCTCCTGCGACTCCATCAGGGAATTCCAACATGGAGGAACATCTAGCTGTCATgcatgagaaactgaggcaagag CTCCCCAACCTGTTTCTTCGTTCCCATGATTACAGCCTCTACTCATCTGATGTGGAATTCATCAATGAAATCCTGAACATTCGAACCAA aggtcGAACATGGTACATTCTGTCACTGACCCTCTGTCGATTCTTGGCctggaattattttgctcagCTGCAACTGGAGGTCCTGAGGTTGAGTCAACACCCTGAAGACTGGACACTGCAGGCACGTTGGCGGCTTGTGGGTTTACCTACTCATCTCCTCTTCCTGCGCTTCTACCGCCGGGATAAGGAGGAGCTTTACCG GACATATGATGCCTATTCTACTTTCTACCTAAACTCTGAAGGTCTCATATATCGTCATCGCCTTGATAAA CTGATGCCCTCACATTCACCTCCAATGCCTGTCAAGAAGCTGCTGGTAGGAGCATTAGGAGCCCTGGGCTTGGTAGAGTCGGAGACGGAAGCTAGCTTACATCTGTGTCCTAAACCTTGA